From the Lactuca sativa cultivar Salinas chromosome 9, Lsat_Salinas_v11, whole genome shotgun sequence genome, the window TATCTTCATGACTAGATCAGATAGGCTCTCAAGTCAACCCAAGGTCTCTTGAGTTCAGAAAGAACCCCCATGGGAAACCCGAGGTTAGATTGGTCTTTTGTTTATCAATCAAGGCACCGTTTAGTCATTTACTAAAGTGTTGTTTCCTTTTTACTTAATGGGCGTTTAGGTAATTTGGCAAAATAGTGAAGATTGGCATCCACCACCTCTACATTTTAATCTCTCCCACACATCATCACTAATAGCATGTGGAGTGACCATTGACTCCCCAGTTTGTTTCCTTATCTTCTCAttattttcattaaaagtatcttttttgaatttttttttggtaaaacagATACTAATGAGCTTATTTTGCAttcttttattaaataaatacagATTGGTATTGATGTAGAGGATAAGCAAAGGACAATGAAAAACAATATATTATCATTTGCTAAACGATATTTCACTTTTGAAGAAGTGGAATTATTAAGTGCAATTTCAGACCCTGAAGTTCAACGCCATGAGTTTATTAAACTTTGGACACTAAAGGTTAGAAGCTACATTAAAGGACTtattgcaagaaatagcaacatatttttaaatttatttatttgtccAAAATTCCTGATTCTAATTTCTAAGTAATAAATTAATTTCAGGAAGCGTATGTTAAAGCATTGGGAAGAGGGTTCTCAGGTGCTCCTTTTAGCACATTTACAATTAGGTTTAGGTCTGTGAATCCTGATTCTGAGGTATGCGATAGGAAtatatttctttttttaattacttCTAAATGCAAttagttaaataaaaaaaaaaggatgATTTGAGTATCTACTTAATTACTTGTTTGTTTCTGTTAGGATTCTGAGATAGTGATTGTGCCTTTAGAGAAGCCAAGTGAGCTTACAACTAATTGGCAATTTGCACAAGTTGAATTGGCTGGTTCTCACTATGCAGCCATTTGTAGGGAGAGCAATGGAGGAGGTGAGTATTTGTATTTTAGAAGTTATATCTATTTTATTGTTggagggtattttagtaaatatAATAACTAGTAACTAAACTTGTTGAGGTTGGATTTGATGTAGGGGCTCCAATGAAAGTGGTTGTGCGGAAGACGATTCCTCTTGTTGAAGAACACATTGTTTCAGAGATTGATTGACttgattatattattattattacaaagtggtctaaaattataaaaaccttgtaaatcaatgatttGTTTCAACCTGTTATCAATGAAAGATGTTTGATACTGAAAACTTGTCCAAAAATGTAAATGCATTCGTTACATATAGTTTTCAAATCTGAATATATTTATCTTGCAAACAATATATTTAAATAAGGGTATATACATCCGTATTTGCTAATTTAGAAACCGAATGTTCTATGTCTACGGATAAAATTgtgtaaaaaataattttatgtctattaatttggatttaattatACAATTTTCAATCTAAATCAAACCGaaaaaaatcaattaattaaGTGTTAATTTTATTTCAATTAATATTTCTCCGGTTCGGTAACTTCAAAAAGAAGTTTATGTGACCCGTTGATCCGAATACACATAGTATGGCGATTGGTGGAGCTTATCAAGGAAAACGGATAGAAGCGCTGGATTACACCTCACTATCTAGAATCTCTGTCTTCATTGTGGATAATAAAAACCAGACTCAAAATATCAATCCATACCCATCTCTCTCCAAAAACTcaaattctagagagagagaactcaCCTCTGTCTTCCCATGGAAGCCTTAACTTTCTCCACAGTTGCTTCCCGCCATTTCTCCACAGCTTTCCCGAGAAAGACGCACCCCAACCACTCGGCTACATCATGGACTGGTTCAACTTCGCCGCACGCGCTCTCATTCCGCTTCAGTAATTCATCGTCCACGGTTAGGAGTCAGTTTAGTGTTCCAACAATAATTTGAGGTTATATATTGATTTGCTTTTTGTTGCAATGTTTGTTGTTTTTGGGTGGGGGAAGAGGGAGCTATGGGGAATTGTTAATTCGCAGAGAGTAATTCCGGTCAGGAGAGAGAAGCGCGGAGTAATCAGAGCAGAGATGTTTGGTCAGCTAACCAGTGGCCTTGAATCCGCCTGGAACAAGCTTAAGGGCGAAGGTTTTAGTTCCACCTTTTAGATTTCCATTACATTTTGTGTTATGAAATGCACAAATCACCACTGATAATGCTAATTTCTGTGCTTCAGAGGTCTTAACGAAGGAGAATATCGTGGAACCAATGAGGGACATTAGACGAGCTCTTCTGGAAGCAGATGTATGTGCTTCATCTGTATACGAACATGATTAATAAAAACAACAGTTCGTCTTTACTCTTTAGAGGTTAAGTTCTAATTTGGTTGGATTACAGGTTAGCCTTCCTGTTGTAAGAAGATTCGTTCAAACTGTAAGTGAACAAGCTGTCGGTGTTGGTGTGACTAGAGGAGTCAAACCAGATCAGCAATTGGTTAAAGTATGTGTTTTTGTTTTCTTCCATATTAAAGAATATTTATAAGAACATCATCTTCTCCAAAGTTCATAAACATATTGCTGGATTCTGTTTAACACAGATTGTAAGTGATGAACTCGTGAAGCTAATGGGAGGAGAGGTTTCTGAGTTAACTTTTGCAAAATCTGGCCCCACTGTTATCTTACTGGCTGGTCTACAAGGTGTTGGGAAGACAACTGTTAGTGCAAAATTAGCTTTGTACCTCAAGAAACAGGTGCACTTCAACTTAAACTTTAACCCCCTATATCTTTATTTTCAGCATCTGAAAACTTGTGTGCAGTTTCTTACCCTTTTTGGCCTTTGCAATTGTAATGTAAACAAAAATTATAGGGGAAGAGTTGCATGCTGATTGCTGGAGATGTATATAGACCAGCTGCAATTGATCAACTTGTTATTTTGGGTAAACAGGTATGAAGTCACTTTAACAAGTTTGATATTATTTCTCAATGAGTTTTTAGGGTCACTTAAAAGCTCATTCTGATAGATATAAGTTTGTGACAGGTGGATGTTCCTGTGTATGCAGTAGGGACTGATGTAAAACCAGCAGAAATAGCTAGACAAGGTCTTCAAGAGGCTAAAAAGAAGAATGTAGATGTGGTTATAATGGATACAGCAGGAAGACTTCAGGTTATAATTATATGACATGCCTTTTTAACCATTTCAGATATTAGAGAAGACAATTTTCTTCATTCATCTAACACAACACCCTTTACCTTTTTATTACCAGATAGACAAAAATATGATGGATGAATTGAAAGATGTGAAGAAAACATTGAATCCCACAGAAGTTTTGCTTGTTGTGGATGCAATGACAGGGCAAGAAGCTGCAggtgttttgatttttgaaatcaCTTATTATTTCATATAAACATGTGGCAATTTACCATACTACCCTTGGTGATAATTTTCAGCCTTGGTGACAACTTTCAACCTTGAAATTGGAATTACTGGAGCTATTCTAACTAAGCTAGATGGGGATTCAAGAGGTGGAGCAGCTCTAAGTGTTAAAGAGGTTGCTCTTTCTTTAACATTTGTTTTTTCTCAATTGATGTTTATTTGATATAAGATTTTGTTTAATTTTGTGATGTTAGGTGTCAGGAAAGCCAATTAAGCTTGTGGGacgaggagagaggatggaggatcTTGAACCCTTTTATCCTGATCGTATGGCAGGAAGGATCTTGGGAATGGGAGATGTTCTCTCATTTGTCGAGAAAGCACAAGAAGTTGTGAGTGTTAATATTAAAATGATggatttaaataaaagtgttactCTAAATCTAATTATGGGTGTAGATGAAACAAGAAGATGCTGAAGATTTACAGAAGAAGATCATGAGTGCAAAGTTTGACTTCAATGACTTTTTGAAGCAAACTCGTGCTGTTGCAAGGATGGGTTCCATGTCTCGTGTTCTTGGAATGATTCCTGGAATGGGAAAGgttcattaagtcaaaaagaaaataaaaagtttgaacttttttttttgtagtgAAGAATTTCATTAATCATAACCATGTTGTGTTTGTTGGACAGGTTACTCCTGCCCAAATTCGAGAAGCAGAAAAGAGCTTACAAATAATGGAAGCCATGATTGAAGTGATGACACCAGGTTTTGTTTCTTTTCCTatctaaataatatatatatatatatatatatatatattttttaggtGAAAACTGAAAACAAAAATccctgggttttttttttttttttccagagGAAAGGGAGCAGCCTGAACTACTTGCAGAATCCCCTGCCAGAAGAAAGAGAATTGCTCAAGAATCTGGAAAGACCGAGCAGCAGGtatataatataaaattttggttttgtgtCTTTTTATTTTCCATtggttatttaaatttaaaaataaattgaaaaagaaAGGTGAAGGATATATTGGTTTTTTCGTAGGTGAGTCAACTTGTGGCTCAGCTATTTCAAATGCGTGTTCGGATGAAGAATTTGATGGGTGCAATGGAAGGCGGATCCGTTCCTGCACTAAGCAACCTTGAAGAGGCAATCAAATCCGAACAAAAGgtgctctttttttttttttcattttactgGACTGTGACTGAGACTGATGTTAATAAGACAAAACCTGCAATTGTGTCCCACCTAGAAAGATGGGACACAGACTCACCCACTCTTTTATTTCTGCAAAAGATTGGGACTAGGACTGGGACTGATGATTTTGTTTTGCGTGTAATTTCAGGCACCTCCTGGGACTGCAAGGAGGAAGAGAAAATCGGAGTCGAGGAAACAATTTGCAGGGTCAGCAGGACGTCCAAATCCTCGTGGTTTTGGTGGAGGCAACTGAAGAAAATAATAATCTTTTTGGAGTAGTAGATAGAATATTAGATGATTTAGCCTTGAAAAGAGAAAGGTGTAAAGTAGTAGCAGCTCACGGATCTTGATCAGTTTTCGTGCAAAATTACATAAAAACCAATTGAAACAGCTTTTTAAGAACCAAAATATTGTTTATTTAAATCATGATATGGAACTGGGGCATGTTTTATAATTGGGTTGTGTCGAGATTCAAGAAGAGAAGGCACATTCGTCATTCTGTTGTCCCTAGTGGATGAAGGCTGAGTTTGTTTATTTCAGACGCTTATTGCGGTTTGATGCCCCCAATAAATATTTTTAAGTGTTTGGAAGGGGATAATAACTCTTTATTGAAATAAACAGtaatttttttaatcataaaTGCTATCCCAAGCGGTAAGCTTAGTGGCAGCTTTTACCGGCAGTAATACCACCTCTCAACCAAATTTATTGTTGACGGTTATTTCCATTGGTGAACTCTCACCAATATCTCTTCATTCTTAGCGATGTAAACAATTTGTATGCATTAGGAAAATACAAAAGAGCGGTAGTTCTTAATATCCAATAACGAATAGACAGTTCTTAATATCCAATAAGGAATACAGAAGTAAACTCAATAGTTTCACCACATCCCACTCATAGATAAATTGTGGTAAAAATGATAAAaacgtatgttttttttttttttttttttttttttttttttttttaaatattattttcggaacttgaattaattaaaaaaaataattaaaaacaaattccgttttttttataaatacgtgaaatattctactgacatattctaaaaaataattttaaaatgcagaataaatggaaaaatctaaaaattctttttttaaatattattttcggaacttgaattaactaaaaaaaataaaaaataaataaaaataaattccatttttttgaaaaatacgtgaaatattctaatagaatattacattgtacatattctaaaaaataattttaaaattcaaaataaatggaaaaatcaaaaaaattctttttttaaatattattttcggaacttgaattaactaaaaaaaataaaaaataaataaaaaaatgcgtctcatggtctcacaaaattagaccgtctcacatgaaattaaaaaaattggAATTCGGCAATTccttttggatatatatatatatatatatatatatatatatatatatatatatatatatatatatatatatatatatatatatatattccaaagGAATTGCCGAATTCCAATTTTTTAAACTTCATTACCATCTATTATAGAATAAGCACACCTCATTAATTCAACAATTTAATAAAGGGGAATGATACATTAGCCCTAGGATGTTTTACATATTTACTCATTCAGTCTTTTAAATAATTTCCGTGTTTTATAAGGGCATAAAGAGATGTTTACCTATTTTTTTAGTCGATTTTTTAGTCATTGTTACATGATATAACAGGTTTTATAAGCCACATCagcaaacaatttgaaaaaaaatttctttttcgcTTGTTTCTACATTTTTTTAGTCGATTTTTTAGTCTCTCTCTCTACatagtagaaaaaaaaaactcacacaTATCTTCTTCCATTGAAGCTCAGATACTATGGTTGCCCCACTCCCTCGATTTTTGTAAGTTTATGAGGATAGTCTTCAAGATTTTAGGATTGATCTAATCTCCATTGAAGTTATAAACCGGTCCAGATCTTCAACCACACCGATTGACTTGCTTATTGATTAGACTTTTCAGAGGTCGACATCATAAACATTATAAGACATGAATTTGACCATAGCGGTGATGCAACTGCCAGTACGAACTAGATGGTCCGTAGAAGAGATAACCTCGCTTCCAATTACGTCCTAATCGGTGATAATATTGTTCCGATTTGAGAAAATCCTTGAAATCAGATTTTACCTTCTTTTTCAGATCCGAACGGAACTCCGCCGTGATAGCGTCTCCCAGTTCATGTAAAGCTTCAGTTCCTTACATCTCTACTCATTACCTTCCAAAACTTTGTAAAGATGTTGAATATAAGATTGCAAAATCCTTTGCTTTTTGTGAAGGTTTCGTCCTTTAATTTTGTTGAATTTGTTTTTCCAGGAAACCTTAGCACCGAGAAAGGTGTAGAGGGAATGCCGTTTGGTTTCTTCCCTAAGATGAGGTTTGTGAAGTCGGAATCTTTAAAGTGGTTTATTACAGGAAATCTTAAttgtgacttttaagtttgactacaGGAAatcttaattttgacttttaagtttgactattTGGTTAACACTGTAGTGGGTTTAACTGTTatgaataaaaaacataaaataaagttGATGTggcttataaaacctgttttatATCAGGTTGCAGTGACCAAAAAAACAGGTAAACATCTACTTTATGCCCCtataaaacacataaattatTTAAGAGACTGAATAGACAATTATACAAACATGAACCTTAATatgttaaaaaataataaaaccaAATATATAAACAAAGGTTTACAAAAATTAACAATAATTTATCAAGTTCGGCATTgtataaattcatatatatatttttttcaaactTCACTTTGACGGTTATAAATGGTGACATCACTATGATGTCAGAATCAGTTATGTTTTATAACCATATATTCAACCATTTATTTTGACGCCAAAATTGCATGTAACTGCCACCAACTACTTTTTTCTCCTGTATAAGAATATACTGCATGTTCCAGAAAACGGGTCacaaaataacaatgtatttttgtgttttgaatTTGGAAGTGGCCTGATTTCCAAATTTTATCTCTTGGATATCCCAAATCAGATATAAAGGTCGAAATCACAGATTTTGAAAAGTGATTACTATTTCTTTGTACCCAAATTCTAATATGTATTTCTTCATACCCAAATTGGAGATGGGGCACACCTCATCTCCAATTTggagaaaatttaaaaaaaaaaaaaaaaaaaaaaaaactttttatagTGCAAGGAAAGAAATAGCAAATGGGTATGAAGAAATACACAAGCATGCATTAAAAATTGTATTTTCACAGATAAATAAGGAATCGTAGATGGGTGACTAAGCAAATAAACTAGTTCTAAGGAACGATTACATTACATTTTAAAGCATGtttagttttaaaattttcaaatgtaaTTATAAAAACTAAACATTTTATTTAAGTTGTGAATGCATAATGTTGACCAAATCTATGAATTGCGTCAAAAAGGATTATATTATCTACATTAATCAATATTCGATAAGATCTTTATTACAAGTTACAACGATATAATTTGAGAAACATTTTTCAAATTTCCAACGGTTTACATTTGGCTTTATCGAACAATAAGAAGTGAAAAAGTAAAACACATGTTAAAAAATAACCCACGCCCCTCAGACACAGGAGTCAAAAAGCAAACAAATAAGCATCAAAAGTTGAAACTTGTCAACTACATGTCCCGTTGACTAAAAAGTCAAACAAAACTCATAtaattttaacaaataaatattttGGCATAAAACCAAGTGACCTACAAATCCCCTAaaatttccttgatttatgaccAAAATGGTCAAAATTTAAGgataaaaaaacatattatgATTCTGTACTAACCTGCAAATTCGTCATGTCCAAACTTGTAATTTAACAACAAATGGGGCATTGAACCAACCCATTTTCATTGCAATCTACACACTTGATGCTCCTCCTCCCGTCGCCGCCTATCAACTTACAACTCCCATTGCACACCGTACACATCACAAACCGTACCCCACCACAACCCTTGCAGCCGGCATCCGCCGCCGCCACTGTTGGAATCC encodes:
- the LOC111882602 gene encoding uncharacterized protein LOC111882602 isoform X2, producing MKINCFSHRMFNTSTPFSPIKLPSQMETHLWYALPNEVKSQSLLNQYVDLLSPLEKDHIFSISALHLQKSALLARALVRTTISRYQIGSQVNPRSLEFRKNPHGKPEVIWQNSEDWHPPPLHFNLSHTSSLIACGVTIDSPIGIDVEDKQRTMKNNILSFAKRYFTFEEVELLSAISDPEVQRHEFIKLWTLKEAYVKALGRGFSGAPFSTFTIRFRSVNPDSEDSEIVIVPLEKPSELTTNWQFAQVELAGSHYAAICRESNGGGAPMKVVVRKTIPLVEEHIVSEID
- the LOC111882602 gene encoding uncharacterized protein LOC111882602 isoform X1 → MIKLHHLYRSSVSALLSLVKASRVQTMKINCFSHRMFNTSTPFSPIKLPSQMETHLWYALPNEVKSQSLLNQYVDLLSPLEKDHIFSISALHLQKSALLARALVRTTISRYQIGSQVNPRSLEFRKNPHGKPEVIWQNSEDWHPPPLHFNLSHTSSLIACGVTIDSPIGIDVEDKQRTMKNNILSFAKRYFTFEEVELLSAISDPEVQRHEFIKLWTLKEAYVKALGRGFSGAPFSTFTIRFRSVNPDSEDSEIVIVPLEKPSELTTNWQFAQVELAGSHYAAICRESNGGGAPMKVVVRKTIPLVEEHIVSEID
- the LOC111882602 gene encoding uncharacterized protein LOC111882602 isoform X3 → MIKLHHLYRSSVSALLSLVKASRVQIGSQVNPRSLEFRKNPHGKPEVIWQNSEDWHPPPLHFNLSHTSSLIACGVTIDSPIGIDVEDKQRTMKNNILSFAKRYFTFEEVELLSAISDPEVQRHEFIKLWTLKEAYVKALGRGFSGAPFSTFTIRFRSVNPDSEDSEIVIVPLEKPSELTTNWQFAQVELAGSHYAAICRESNGGGAPMKVVVRKTIPLVEEHIVSEID
- the LOC111882590 gene encoding signal recognition particle 54 kDa protein, chloroplastic gives rise to the protein MEALTFSTVASRHFSTAFPRKTHPNHSATSWTGSTSPHALSFRFSNSSSTRELWGIVNSQRVIPVRREKRGVIRAEMFGQLTSGLESAWNKLKGEEVLTKENIVEPMRDIRRALLEADVSLPVVRRFVQTVSEQAVGVGVTRGVKPDQQLVKIVSDELVKLMGGEVSELTFAKSGPTVILLAGLQGVGKTTVSAKLALYLKKQGKSCMLIAGDVYRPAAIDQLVILGKQVDVPVYAVGTDVKPAEIARQGLQEAKKKNVDVVIMDTAGRLQIDKNMMDELKDVKKTLNPTEVLLVVDAMTGQEAAALVTTFNLEIGITGAILTKLDGDSRGGAALSVKEVSGKPIKLVGRGERMEDLEPFYPDRMAGRILGMGDVLSFVEKAQEVMKQEDAEDLQKKIMSAKFDFNDFLKQTRAVARMGSMSRVLGMIPGMGKVTPAQIREAEKSLQIMEAMIEVMTPEEREQPELLAESPARRKRIAQESGKTEQQVSQLVAQLFQMRVRMKNLMGAMEGGSVPALSNLEEAIKSEQKAPPGTARRKRKSESRKQFAGSAGRPNPRGFGGGN